A genomic region of Thunnus albacares chromosome 4, fThuAlb1.1, whole genome shotgun sequence contains the following coding sequences:
- the aggf1 gene encoding angiogenic factor with G patch and FHA domains 1 isoform X2 has protein sequence MENDDGEKDTESEVAELRLKVDTLKQELKECKAELIKVQKQLSQTERLQRSTESYNEDLRKQVDQLSAEIHERKKKDKDRVDVEIQTEEYVWTDTDYYNYYYGGCYQNPEGADSQESPITAAVDAADGSKAAEVTTPNEAAAADVSGQPDSSVAVTTEEVDGGSIADMLRATAEQAMTQTGFVFDETTGMYYDHSTGFYYDSATQLYYDANTGIYYYYDAESGRYQFHSKVEVPAAQTSAEPCQDKSAAEKKGRRFKKGVKKTSHQDDKVQEVTNSLANMKISSYWNTASHRVKDIWPPCVRVTVVRSPVLQVGTLFIITADSAATIGREKDMDHAIRIPEMGVSKFHAEVYFDQEQQSYMLVDQGSQNGTVINGNRILQPKTKCDPHALMHGDEVKMGETVLSFHIHSGTDTCDGCEPGQVMAHLSKHRREETAVPALTKEDKEALRQKELKQMKAKYGLQSSEYEEAKALRNTKYKDRAESRRQTVGSEGVFQKNDAPASVHVEISEVNKGRKMLEKMGWKKGEGLGKEGTGMKNPIELKIRKSQSGLGAGGTMSVDDVSLTRSKSQKNWEKARERFADSCQSDMLSPKTQKNKSPKSWVRAEESDATDSPAGFHTDGQS, from the exons ATGGAGAACGATGATGGAGAAAAGGACACGGAGTCTGAAGTGGCCGAGCTTCGTCTTAAAGTAGATACCTTGAAGCAAGAGCTCAAAGAGTGCAAAGCCGAACTGATCAAGGTGCAGAAGCAGCTGAGCCAGACCGAGAGACTGCAGAGGAGCACAGAGAGCTACAACGAAGACCTGAGGAAACAG GTTGACCAACTGAGTGCAGAGAttcatgaaagaaagaagaaagacaaagacagagtcGATGTTGAAATTCAGACAGAAGAATACGTATGGACAGACACTG ATTATTACAACTACTACTATGGAGGCTGCTATCAGAACCCTGAGGGTGCTGACTCTCAGGAAAGCCCGATCACAGCAGCAGTGGATGCAGCTGATGGCAGCAAGGCAGCAGAGGTTACAACACCAaatgaagcagcagctgcagatgtGTCAGGTCAACCTGACAGCAGTGTAGCAGTCACAACTGAG GAGGTTGATGGAGGATCCATAGCTGATATGTTGAGGGCCACTGCTGAGCAGGCTATGACACAGACTGGGTTTGTCTTTGATGAGACAACTGGGATGTACTACGACCACAGCACAGGCTTCTACTATGACTCG GCCACTCAGCTGTACTACGATGCCAACACAGGCATTTACTACTACTACGATGCAGAGAGCGGAAGATACCAGTTTCATTCCAAGGTTGAGGTGCCTGCTGCACAAACCAGTGCAGAGCCTTGCCAAGACAAGAGTGCTGCTGAAAAGAAAGGCAGACGGTTCAAGAAAGGGGTGAAGAAAACCTCACACCAAGATGATAAG GTGCAAGAGGTGACTAACTCATTGGCTAATATGAAGATTTCCTCTTACTGGAATACTGCTTCCCACAGAG ttaAAGACATTTGGCCGCCTTGTGTAAGAGTGACTGTGGTCAGATCTCCAGTGCTGCAGGTGGGCACTTTGTTCATCATCACAGCCGACTCTGCAGCAACCATTGGCAG agagaaagatatGGATCATGCAATCCGAATACCGGAAATGGGAGTCAGCAAG TTCCACGCGGAGGTGTACTTTGATCAGGAGCAGCAGAGCTACATGCTGGTGGACCAGGGAAGCCAGAATGGAACAGTCATCAATGGCAACAGAATCTTAcag cCCAAAACTAAGTGTGATCCGCATGCACTGATGCACGGTGATGAAGTGAAGATGGGAGAGACTGTGCTATCCTTCCACATCCACTCAGGGACTGATACCTGTGATGGCTGTGAGCCCGGTCAGGTGATGGCTCACCTCAGCAAgcacaggagagaggagactgCAG TGCCTGCTCTCACCAAAGAGGATAAAGAAGCACTAAGACAGAAGGAGCTGAAGCAGATGAAGGCCAAATATGGCCTGCAG AGCAGTGAATATGAAGAGGCCAAAGCCCTGAGGAACACTAAATACAAGGACCGAGCAGAGTCTCGACGACAGACTGTGGGCAGTGAGGGTGTTTTCCAAAAAAATGACGCCCCGGCTTCTGTTCATGT GGAGATCAGTGAAGTCAACAAAGGGCGGAAGATGTTGGAAAAGATGGGCTGGAAGAAAGGAGAGGGACTGGGTAAAGAGGGAACTGGAATGAAAAACCCG ATTGAGCTTAAAATCAGAAAGTCCCAGTCAGGTTTGGGGGCTGGTGGCACCATGTCTGTAGATGATGTCTCTCTGACCAGATCAAAGTCACAGAAGAACTGGGAGAAAGCACGTGAGAGATTCGCTGACTCCTGCCAGTCCGATATGTTGTCACCCAAAACACAGAAGAACAAGTCACCCAAATCCTGGGTCAGAGCAGAAGAATCAGACGCCACAGACTCCCCTGCAGGTTTTCATACAGACGGCCAAAGCTAG
- the aggf1 gene encoding angiogenic factor with G patch and FHA domains 1 isoform X1 translates to MENDDGEKDTESEVAELRLKVDTLKQELKECKAELIKVQKQLSQTERLQRSTESYNEDLRKQVDQLSAEIHERKKKDKDRVDVEIQTEEYVWTDTDYYNYYYGGCYQNPEGADSQESPITAAVDAADGSKAAEVTTPNEAAAADVSGQPDSSVAVTTEEVDGGSIADMLRATAEQAMTQTGFVFDETTGMYYDHSTGFYYDSATQLYYDANTGIYYYYDAESGRYQFHSKVEVPAAQTSAEPCQDKSAAEKKGRRFKKGVKKTSHQDDKEPVFDELEEEEIEWVERKTTKRTTDSRKLKRRSCSPDLAPHSTDLSKCREERDKSSSKRKKQKNGSHHKDKGRSKKKRKKSKSEKRKKKKSPVARSDDSEGNSEPEEGEITESEREEWESTSSFSTSSSPPSNESPESEMETQSQEVKDIWPPCVRVTVVRSPVLQVGTLFIITADSAATIGREKDMDHAIRIPEMGVSKFHAEVYFDQEQQSYMLVDQGSQNGTVINGNRILQPKTKCDPHALMHGDEVKMGETVLSFHIHSGTDTCDGCEPGQVMAHLSKHRREETAVPALTKEDKEALRQKELKQMKAKYGLQSSEYEEAKALRNTKYKDRAESRRQTVGSEGVFQKNDAPASVHVEISEVNKGRKMLEKMGWKKGEGLGKEGTGMKNPIELKIRKSQSGLGAGGTMSVDDVSLTRSKSQKNWEKARERFADSCQSDMLSPKTQKNKSPKSWVRAEESDATDSPAGFHTDGQS, encoded by the exons ATGGAGAACGATGATGGAGAAAAGGACACGGAGTCTGAAGTGGCCGAGCTTCGTCTTAAAGTAGATACCTTGAAGCAAGAGCTCAAAGAGTGCAAAGCCGAACTGATCAAGGTGCAGAAGCAGCTGAGCCAGACCGAGAGACTGCAGAGGAGCACAGAGAGCTACAACGAAGACCTGAGGAAACAG GTTGACCAACTGAGTGCAGAGAttcatgaaagaaagaagaaagacaaagacagagtcGATGTTGAAATTCAGACAGAAGAATACGTATGGACAGACACTG ATTATTACAACTACTACTATGGAGGCTGCTATCAGAACCCTGAGGGTGCTGACTCTCAGGAAAGCCCGATCACAGCAGCAGTGGATGCAGCTGATGGCAGCAAGGCAGCAGAGGTTACAACACCAaatgaagcagcagctgcagatgtGTCAGGTCAACCTGACAGCAGTGTAGCAGTCACAACTGAG GAGGTTGATGGAGGATCCATAGCTGATATGTTGAGGGCCACTGCTGAGCAGGCTATGACACAGACTGGGTTTGTCTTTGATGAGACAACTGGGATGTACTACGACCACAGCACAGGCTTCTACTATGACTCG GCCACTCAGCTGTACTACGATGCCAACACAGGCATTTACTACTACTACGATGCAGAGAGCGGAAGATACCAGTTTCATTCCAAGGTTGAGGTGCCTGCTGCACAAACCAGTGCAGAGCCTTGCCAAGACAAGAGTGCTGCTGAAAAGAAAGGCAGACGGTTCAAGAAAGGGGTGAAGAAAACCTCACACCAAGATGATAAG GAACCCGTATTTGATGAgttggaagaagaagaaattgagTGGGTCGAACGGAAAACAACTAAGAGGACCACGGATTCACGGAAACTGAAGCGAAGGTCTTGCAGTCCAGACCTGGCTCCACATAGTACAGACTTGTCTAAATGccgagaggagagagacaaatCTTCgtcaaagaggaagaagcagaaaaacGGTTCACACCACAAGGATAAGGGAAGatcaaagaagaaaaggaagaaatctAAGTCAGAAAAACgcaagaagaaaaagagtcCGGTAGCTCGGAGTGATGACTCAGAGGGGAACAGTGAGCCAGAAGAGGGTGAGATCACagaatcagagagagaggagtgggagtccacttcctctttctcaaCATCTTCTAGCCCCCCCTCCAACGAGAGCCCAGAGTCAGAGATGGAGACTCAGAGTCAGGAAG ttaAAGACATTTGGCCGCCTTGTGTAAGAGTGACTGTGGTCAGATCTCCAGTGCTGCAGGTGGGCACTTTGTTCATCATCACAGCCGACTCTGCAGCAACCATTGGCAG agagaaagatatGGATCATGCAATCCGAATACCGGAAATGGGAGTCAGCAAG TTCCACGCGGAGGTGTACTTTGATCAGGAGCAGCAGAGCTACATGCTGGTGGACCAGGGAAGCCAGAATGGAACAGTCATCAATGGCAACAGAATCTTAcag cCCAAAACTAAGTGTGATCCGCATGCACTGATGCACGGTGATGAAGTGAAGATGGGAGAGACTGTGCTATCCTTCCACATCCACTCAGGGACTGATACCTGTGATGGCTGTGAGCCCGGTCAGGTGATGGCTCACCTCAGCAAgcacaggagagaggagactgCAG TGCCTGCTCTCACCAAAGAGGATAAAGAAGCACTAAGACAGAAGGAGCTGAAGCAGATGAAGGCCAAATATGGCCTGCAG AGCAGTGAATATGAAGAGGCCAAAGCCCTGAGGAACACTAAATACAAGGACCGAGCAGAGTCTCGACGACAGACTGTGGGCAGTGAGGGTGTTTTCCAAAAAAATGACGCCCCGGCTTCTGTTCATGT GGAGATCAGTGAAGTCAACAAAGGGCGGAAGATGTTGGAAAAGATGGGCTGGAAGAAAGGAGAGGGACTGGGTAAAGAGGGAACTGGAATGAAAAACCCG ATTGAGCTTAAAATCAGAAAGTCCCAGTCAGGTTTGGGGGCTGGTGGCACCATGTCTGTAGATGATGTCTCTCTGACCAGATCAAAGTCACAGAAGAACTGGGAGAAAGCACGTGAGAGATTCGCTGACTCCTGCCAGTCCGATATGTTGTCACCCAAAACACAGAAGAACAAGTCACCCAAATCCTGGGTCAGAGCAGAAGAATCAGACGCCACAGACTCCCCTGCAGGTTTTCATACAGACGGCCAAAGCTAG